The genomic region CGTCGGGCGATGACCGAGGCGAGCTCCACGGGCGTCGCGGTGACCAGCCACACCCGCTGGCCGGCGTCCAGGTGCTGCTGGGCCAGGGCGTGCGCGCCGGAATAGATCTGCTCGGCCATCCGCTCGTCGTAGATCTCCTCGCCGTAGCGGACGATCTCGGCGACCGAGCGCCCGGCCACGAAGGCCAGGGCCGTCTCCCGGGCGTCGCGCATCCCGTCCGGGTTCTCGTGGCCGCGCAGCCGGTACGTGACGTGCTGCCAGCCGAACCGGAGCAGGTCACGCGAGTCGAAGAAGTCCCGCGCGGCGAGGCCGCGGGCGAAGTAGAAGATCGAGGCGCCGGCCATCATCGTGTTGTCCACGTCGAAGAACGCGGCGGCGGACTCGTCGAGCGGGGGCCGGGGAACCTCTTCGGCCGCGACCTTCAACGCGGCGATGGCGGCCGCCTCGGCCGCCTGCCTGGTCTCGGCCACACCCCTGCGTCGCACCCTCATCAGTCATCTCCATGCAGTTCGCGGTGGAGCGAGGGGCTCGGCCCGGACGGTGACGCTCGGCCCGGACGGTGACAGGCCCACCGCCCACTCGTCGTCACCACCTCGGCGCGTCAGATTCCACACCTCGGTTCGTCGGCACGCCGTCAGACTACGGCCCGACCCCTGTCGGTGGCTGCAGGCGGTTCAGATCCGGCGGCGCAAAAGTGCCGGTGGGGCAAGAAAGGTGTCGTGGTCCACGGATGATCCGAAGATCCGTCGTCACCGGCGCCGGTGGGTGCCCGGGCCGTCAGGCCGGCCCCGCCGCGGGCAGGCTGCGGGCGAGGGCGCGCAGGGCGCGCAGCTGCAGCGCCCGCACGGCACCTTCGTTGCGGCCCATCGCGAGTGCCGTCTCCCGGACCGACAGGCCCTCCAGGAACCGCAGTGCGATGCACTCCTGCTGGTCCGGGCGCAGCCGGCGGACCGCGTCCAGCAGCTCGCGGTGGGTCAGCACGGCGACGATCGACTCCTCCGGGCCGGGCACGGCGAGCGCGGTGGCCCGCTCGTCCGCCGCGGCGAGGATGTCGGCGGTCGGGATCTCGAACCGGCGCCGCGCCGAGCGGGCCTGGTCGATCAGCAGGTTGCGGGCGATGGTGACGAACCACGCCCCGATGTCGCGGCCCTGCCAGCGGAACGCGCCGATGGTGCGCAGTGCTCGCAGGAACGTCTCGCTGACGATGTCCTCGGCCGCGACGGGGTCGCCGCCCAGCCGGTACAGCGCGTACCGGAACACCAGCTCGGCGTAGTGGTCGTAGAGCAGGCCGAAGGCCTCGGCGTCGCCCTGGCGGGCCCGCGCGACGAGGGCGGCGCGCTCCGACTCCGTCGGTCCCTCGGGGGCGGCCGTGCCGCGGCCCTGGGTCGGGCTGCCAGCCCCGAGCTGTTCGGGGGCAGGCCGACCGCGGCGTGCCGCGGGGCCCATCCGGACCGCCTCGGCACCCCCGCCTGCCCTGCCGCCCGCCCCACCTGCCTCGCCCACCGAGGGCGGTGTCTCGGTGGGCGTCCCGGCTGCCGGCAGGGGGACGGCCACGGCCGCGACTGCCGACCAGAACCGGCGCAGGGTCACGCGGATCCGCGCGTCGCTGGGCAGTAGGGGAGCCGGCGACCGCAGCCACGCGTCCGGACCGCGCCGCACCGCGGCGAGGCCGGCGGCGAGGTCGGCGAGCGTGCAGTCGGTCACAGCCCGGCTCCGGAGGATGCAGTCGCGACAGGACGGGCCGGCAGGCCCGGTGCACGTGAGGGCGCAGGTAGCTGAGTGTAGCCGCAAGACGAACGCGCGGCAGTCGTAGATCGAGGTCGCGCCGGTCCCGGTCACCGTCGTGACCGGCGGAAGCCGCCTCGCGGCGGACTTACCATCGGGTTATGGACGACGACGGGTCGGGATCGGCGCAGCCCGGCGGCGGGAGCGCTCGGATCACCCTGCTCACCCGGGTGGGCTGTCATCTGTGCGACACCGCGCGGGACGCGGTCGCGCGGGTGGCGGAGCAGGAGAGGGTCGGGTGGCGCGAAGCGGATGTCGACGCCGATCCGCGGCTGGCCGACGAGTACGGCGACCGGGTGCCGGTCATCCTGGTCGACGGTCGGGAACACGGTTACTGGCGGGTGGAGGAGGAGCGGCTGCGGCGGGCGCTGGCCGGACGCCGGTGGTCCCTGCGTTCCGGCGGGGGTCGCTGATCCGCTGGTCGGGCTCTCCCCAGCACTTCGTGAATCCCTTCACGAAGTCGTACACTGCCCGTCGACAGCCGACTTGTGGCGCCGGCAACCGCATGCGGAGGGTCGGCGGGGCCACGGGTTCGGGCGCACAGCTCCGGGCGGCGACGCGCGCCCACAGATCGGAGCCGCGGATGAGCCAGCCCCGGCGTCGCCCAGCGGTGATCCGGCGACGAGCCCGCAGTGAACCGCATTCCGGCCGCTCCGTGGTGCCGGAGGCCACGGTCGCCCGGCTGCCCCTCTACCTCCGGGTACTGACCACGCTCGCGGAGGGTGGGGTGCACACTGTGTCTTCGGACACCCTGGCCGCCGCCGCCGGCGTCACCCCGGCGAAGGTCCGCAAGGACCTTTCCCACCTCGGTTCCTACGGGACGCGGGGCGTCGGTTACGAGGTCGACGTCCTGCTCGACTGCATCGCCGCGAAGCTCGGCCTCACCGAGGACCGCTCGGTGGTGCTCGTCGGCGTCGGCAACCTTGGTCACGCCCTGGCCGGCTACGGCGGGTTCCACGCCCGCGGCTTCCGTATCGTGGCTCTGGTCGACGCGGATCCGGAACGGGTCGGCGAACGGGTCGGTTCGGTGATCGTCCGGCCCGTGGACGAGCTGGAGCGGGTCATCGTCGAGTGCACGGTCACGATCGGCGTGATCTGCACTCCGGCCGCCGCGGCGCAACAGGTGTGTGACCGACTGGTCGCCGCGGGGGTCACGAGCATTCTCAACTTCGCCCCCACGGTGCTGTCGGTGCCGGAAGGGGTGGACGTGCGTAAGGTCGACCTCGCCGTGGAGCTTCAGATCCTTTCCTTCCATGAGGCACGGAAACGTCCGTCCGCGCCTCGCGAGGGACCGCCCGGTGGGCCGGCGCTCGCCGGCACCGGCGCTGTCGCGAGCCTCGACGGGACGGGCGCCGACGGGGCGTCGCCGGACGGCGCGTGGCCCGATCGAGCCCGTCAGGCATCGCAGGGGTTTCCCGCCGCCGAGACCGCGGCGGACGGGCGCTCGGCCGGGGAGACCGCCTCGGGCGAGACAACCAGGGTGAGGACCGAGACGGATGAGGTCGTGCGGGTGACTCGTCAAGCCGGACAGACACGGCCGGCGCAGGCGGTTCGTCAGGTCGGGCCGGTCCGGGAGAGCCGGCTCGGGCAGCCGGCACCGCACCGGGTCCATACCGGCGAGCCGTCCCCGCCGAGCCGCGGCACCCCGCCGGGCGCGGGCGCACCGTTCGCCGGCGACCGCCGGTGGGGTCTGGCCGGAGGACGCGCGCAGGGTCTGGCGGGGGGTGGGGTGTCGTGAGCCTGCTGGTGGTGGGCCTCAACCACCGGACCGCCCCGACCTCGCTGCTCGAGCAGGCGTCGGTGTCCGGCGACGACACCCCGAAGGTCCTGCACGATCTCGCCGCCGCGGCGCACGTCAACGAGGCGGTCGTGCTCTCGACCTGCAACCGGACCGAGATCTACGCCGACGTCGAGACCTTCCACGGCGGGGTGGCCGACATCTCCGACCAGCTCAGTCGCATCTCCGGGATCGATCTCGGTGATCTGGCCGGCCATCTGTACGTCCACCACGACGCCCGCGCGGTCGGCCACCTGTTCTCCGTGGTCTGCGGGTTGGACTCGATGCTCGTCGGCGAGTCGCAGATTCTCGGGCAGGTGCGCGGCGCGTTCCGGACCGGGCAGTCGGCCGGGGTCGCGGGCAGCGCGCTGTCCGGGCTGTTCCAGGCGGCGCTGCGGGTCGGCAAGCGGGCCCACTCCGAGACGTCGATCGACGCCGCCGGCGCCTCGATCGTCGCGGTGGGCATCCGGCTCGCCGCCTCCAGCCTCGGGATCCTCAGCGAGGTGCCGGCCGTGCCGGTCGCGCCGCCGGGCGGGGTCGCGGGCGAGCTCGGGGGCGCCGCGGTGCTCGCCGCGCCCGTGGCCGAGCCGCCGCCGCTGGCGGGTGCCCGGGTGCTGCTCATCGGTGCCGGCGCGGTCGGCTCGCTGGCGGCGCAGACCGCCCGCCGGGCCGGCGCCACGGAGATCGTGATCGCCAACCGGACCCCGG from Frankia alni ACN14a harbors:
- a CDS encoding HAD family hydrolase, with the protein product MRVRRRGVAETRQAAEAAAIAALKVAAEEVPRPPLDESAAAFFDVDNTMMAGASIFYFARGLAARDFFDSRDLLRFGWQHVTYRLRGHENPDGMRDARETALAFVAGRSVAEIVRYGEEIYDERMAEQIYSGAHALAQQHLDAGQRVWLVTATPVELASVIARRLSLTGALGTVSEVTDGTYTGHLVGGLLHGQAKAEAVQALAEREGLDLSRCWAYSDSINDLPMLSLVGHPVAINPDPDLKTVAREREWPIKDFRTARKAVRIGIPAAAGAGALAGGVAAGMALRRRVASV
- a CDS encoding sigma-70 family RNA polymerase sigma factor, with the protein product MTDCTLADLAAGLAAVRRGPDAWLRSPAPLLPSDARIRVTLRRFWSAVAAVAVPLPAAGTPTETPPSVGEAGGAGGRAGGGAEAVRMGPAARRGRPAPEQLGAGSPTQGRGTAAPEGPTESERAALVARARQGDAEAFGLLYDHYAELVFRYALYRLGGDPVAAEDIVSETFLRALRTIGAFRWQGRDIGAWFVTIARNLLIDQARSARRRFEIPTADILAAADERATALAVPGPEESIVAVLTHRELLDAVRRLRPDQQECIALRFLEGLSVRETALAMGRNEGAVRALQLRALRALARSLPAAGPA
- a CDS encoding glutaredoxin family protein — encoded protein: MDDDGSGSAQPGGGSARITLLTRVGCHLCDTARDAVARVAEQERVGWREADVDADPRLADEYGDRVPVILVDGREHGYWRVEEERLRRALAGRRWSLRSGGGR
- a CDS encoding redox-sensing transcriptional repressor Rex — its product is MSQPRRRPAVIRRRARSEPHSGRSVVPEATVARLPLYLRVLTTLAEGGVHTVSSDTLAAAAGVTPAKVRKDLSHLGSYGTRGVGYEVDVLLDCIAAKLGLTEDRSVVLVGVGNLGHALAGYGGFHARGFRIVALVDADPERVGERVGSVIVRPVDELERVIVECTVTIGVICTPAAAAQQVCDRLVAAGVTSILNFAPTVLSVPEGVDVRKVDLAVELQILSFHEARKRPSAPREGPPGGPALAGTGAVASLDGTGADGASPDGAWPDRARQASQGFPAAETAADGRSAGETASGETTRVRTETDEVVRVTRQAGQTRPAQAVRQVGPVRESRLGQPAPHRVHTGEPSPPSRGTPPGAGAPFAGDRRWGLAGGRAQGLAGGGVS
- a CDS encoding glutamyl-tRNA reductase, producing the protein MSLLVVGLNHRTAPTSLLEQASVSGDDTPKVLHDLAAAAHVNEAVVLSTCNRTEIYADVETFHGGVADISDQLSRISGIDLGDLAGHLYVHHDARAVGHLFSVVCGLDSMLVGESQILGQVRGAFRTGQSAGVAGSALSGLFQAALRVGKRAHSETSIDAAGASIVAVGIRLAASSLGILSEVPAVPVAPPGGVAGELGGAAVLAAPVAEPPPLAGARVLLIGAGAVGSLAAQTARRAGATEIVIANRTPARAARVAEMHDGRAVGLTDLPHEILMADLVISSTGATGLVVDHDLVAAALPGRGGRPLVFLDLALPHDIDPGVRALPGVSLIDLEALRVALDGAQVAHDVEAVRALVSTEVAGFLDRRRAGRVAPTVVALRAHADSVVHGELARLHSRLPDLDDREWELVEGAVRRVVDKLLHAPTVRVQQLAGAPGGDSYAEALRELFDLPREVPAVVSAPDLDLVERS